TCAACCGCGTCGACCACAAGCAGTATGAGCTCGCCGGCCACTGGCGTGGTCACTGGGGTGGTCTGTCCGCCAGTGCACGTGCCTCGGCGGCGTGGATCTCGCTGGGCAGCGTGCGCCGCTTCGACGGCGCGATCGGTAACGAGGCGGTCAGCCGTCGGGCGACCGCCGACTGGAACGCGCAGCTCTACTCGGGCGCCGCGGCGGTCGCGTACGAGCACCTGATCGGACGCATCTCGCTGCGGCCGACGGTCGCGCTCGACTACTATCGCCTCAACGAGGACGCCTACCGTGAAAGTGGCGGCGGCACTGCGATGGACCTCGCCGTGCGCGAGCGCACGAGCGACGAGCTGGCGCTAACCGGCAGCCTCGCCGCCGGGCTGAACATCGGCGGCTCGAACCGGTACGACCAGTGGACAAGGCTCGAGATCGAGGGCGGCTGGCGCGAGCGGCTCGCCGGCACTCTCGGCAGCACCACCGCCAGCTTCGCCAACGGTAAGGCCTTCACGCTCGACCCCGAAGCACGCAACGGGGGATGGGTCGCCAAGGCGCGCGCGGTCACCGGCACCAGCGAGGTCAGGCTCAGCGGCGAGGCTGCCGCCGAGCGCCGCTTCGGCGACGTTGCGCTGTCCGCGCGCGCTGCCCTCCAGTTCGCCTTCTAGGCGAACCGCACGTGCATCCCCCTGCCACGTGCGGACTACGGGAGCTCCACTCGTCCCCCCCTAGCGGGTGGAGCTCCTTCTCTCTTCGGGCGGCGACAGCTAGAGACACGCTGTTTCCGCGACCACAAACAGTGAGACCCATGCCCCCGACCGGGCTCGAAGCCGTCTACCTCGACAACCGTGACCGGCTCGTCCGCTTCCTCGTCGCGCGCGGCGCCGGCGATGCGGCGGAGGATCTGCTGCACGATTTGTGGGTCAAGGTGTCGCAGGGCTCCGGGGGGCCGGTCGACAACCCGCTCTCCTATCTCTTCCGCGCTGCGGACACGCTGATGATCGATCGGCATCGCTCGCGTACGCAGGCTCAGGCGCGCGACACCGCCTGGAGCGAGGCGGGCGCAGGAGAAGTCGCTACAGGGGAGCGCGTCGTGGTCGGACGGCAGGAAATGGTCCGCGTGGCGCACGTACTCGCCGAGCTCGGAACCCGCCGGGAGGCGGTTTTCCGTCGAGCCCGGCTCGATGGCGTACCGCAGCGGCAGATCGCCGCCGAGCTCGGCGTCAGCCTCAGCACCGTGGAGGCCGACCTTCGCGCCGCCTGCCGCGCACTCGCTGCCTTGAAGGAAGAACTATGACCCGGCTTGACGAGGAAGCGGTGGACTGGGCTGCGCGCGTAGCCGACCGGGATTTCACCGACTGGGATGGTTTCACTGCCTGGCTCGAGGCGGATGCCGACCGGTCGGCCCGCTATGACGCCGCAGTCGTCGCGCTCGCAGACGTCGAGCGCACGGTAGCGCAGCTGCCCGCCGCTACTTCCGCCGTGGTCACGCTGTTGCGAAAGCCTGTTCCGGCCCGCCTCCATGCGGGACGCTGGCTCGGTGCGGCAGCGGCTGCGGCCGTGATCGGTGCGATAGGGGTCAACGCTTGGCAGGAGCGCGCACAGCCGTATGTCGTGGAGACGCGGGCCGGAGAGCAGCGCGTCCTAGCGCTCGCCGACGGCAGTTCAGTGATTCTCGCGGCTGGATCGCGGCTCATGCTCGACCGTGCAGATCAGCGACGTGCCACCGTCGACGCAGGCGAGGCGCTCTTCCGCGTCCGTCATGATGCTTCGCGACCTTTCCGCGTCGGCGCGGGTGGGCTCACGCTGACCGACATCGGGACTGTCTTCGACGTCAAGCGTGCCGGCGCGCTGACACGTGTCGCGGTTGCCGAGGGAGCGGTGCTCGTCGATCCCGATGGCGCGGCCCTGCGTCTAGATGCAGGCGAGACGGTCGTCGCGGACGGCGATCGCCTCGTGGCAGGCCGGGTCGCGGTGTCGGACGTCGGCGCGTGGCACGAGGGCCGGCTGGCCTATGACGGCGCCCCCCTCGGCGAGGTGGCGGCTGACCTTTCGCGCCAGCTCGGCCGACGCGTGCGGGTCTCACCCGCAGTGGCGGCCCGGCAGTTCCGAGGTACGCTGGACGTGCCCAGCCTGCGTTCGGACCCGGCGGCCCTTGGGGCACTGCTCGACGTGCGGGTGCACGCGGACGCATTGGGCTGGACTTTGGAACAACGCGAGTGAGAGAGGCTGAGGGCAGATGTTCTCGACCCTTCCTGATTGAAGCAGAAGTGCCCGCGATAGCGAGATCGCGGCGTCATCGTCGCGTTTACCTGTTCTCAGGAATACTGCTGCTTGCCCTGCCTGTGGCGCTCTGGGCGGCTCCGGCGTCGGCACAGGTCCTGGCACTCGATCTGCCTGCCGCGCCGCTTGGCCGGCAGGTCATAGCGCTCGGCCGTGCCGCGCGGATCAGCGTGGTGGTGCCGGACCGACACCTCTGGGCTCAACCGGTTCCGGCTCTGCACGGCGTGTACGACGCCGCTGCCGCCCTCGCCGCGATCGCCCGGGCGGCGGGCGGCCGCGTCCAGCCACTCGGGACAGCGAGCTGGAGGATCGTACCTGCCACGACCGCGGTGCGGATGCCACCGCGGCCGCCTGCTGACAGGGTCCCGCATGCCGACCCCGCTCCCGGCGACGTGATCGTCACCGCGAGCAAGCGCGACATTCCGCGGGAGCGCTTCGCCGGCGCCACGCACCGCTTGGACGGCGTTGACCTGGACCTCGGCGGCGCCGGCGGCACCGACCGGCTGACGACACGCCTCGCCAGCATCGCCTCCACCTATCTGGGCGCTGGACGGAACAAGCTCTTCATCCGCGGCATCGCAGATTCGAGCTTCACCGGTCCCACGCAGGCTACGGTTGGCCAGTACCTCGGCGACCTGCGTCTGAGCTACAACGCACCCGATCCTGACCTGCGGCTTGCCGATCTCGCCGCGGTAGAGGTGCTCGAGGGACCGCAGGGTACGCTCTACGGTGCCGGCTCCCTGGGCGGACTGATCCGGCTCGTTCCGAACGAGCCCGATCTAACGGCGAGCTACGGCAGCGCGACTGTCGGCGGCGCGAGCACCGCGCACGGCGCGGGCAGCGCCGACGTGCAGGCCACCCTCAATCTGCCGCTTGTCGACGACCGTTTCGGGCTCCGCGCGGTCGGGACCGCAGCGCGTGAGGGCGGCTACATCGACAAGCCAGCGATGGGACGCACTGACGTGAACGCCACGCGCATCTACGGCGGTCGCGCCGCGGCGCTGCTGCGACTGGGCGACGGCTGGAGCGCGGAGGTGATCGCGGTAGGCCAACGCATCCGCGGCGCGGACAGCCAGTATGCCGACCGGCACGCAGTGCCGCTGACGCGGGATGCCATGGTCACGGAGGGGTTCCGCGCAGACTTCGCGCAGGCCCAGCTGGTGCTCGCCGGGCAGCTCGGTGCCGTACGGCTGCGCTCCACAACGGGCGTTACCGCGCATGATCTGACGGAGCGCTACGACGCCACGCCGCCAGGCGGTCCGCCGCAGCTCTTCACTCAGGCCAACCGCACGCGGATGACTGCCAACGAGACTCGGCTGTGGCAGTCGGCGCCTGATGGCTCGGGCTGGCTTGCCGGCTTCAGCTACGTCCGCAACGACACCCGGCTTCGGCGGCTGTTCGGCGCCCCCGACGCGCTGCTTCCTACCACGGGCGTGACCAACCGGATCGACGAGACTACGCTTTACGGCGAGGCGGGAGTGCGGCTGCTGCCGGGGCTGCTCACCTCCGCGGGACTGCGCGTCACCCGGACCGAGCTCGGCGGGGCAGGCGAGGACATTCCAGAATTCGCGCTCGCGGTCACGCGCGCCACCGCGGCGAGCAGGCGCCAGACGATCGTGCTTCCAGCCGCCTCGGCGCTGGTCGACCTTGCGCCGCACACAAACCTGTTCCTACGCTATCAGCAGGGCTTCCGTCCGGGCGGCATCGCGATCGACGGCGACTACGTCCGCCGCTTCCGCGACGACCGCGTCGCCACGATCGAGATCGGCGTTCGTACGGGCCGACCGCGGCGCGATAGCGTCGATCTCGCAGTGACGGTCGCGCGCACGTCCTGGCGCGACATCCAGGCCGACTTCATCGATCCGTCGGGACTGCCTACGACGGCCAATGTCGGCGACGGGCGGCTGTGGACTATCGAGGCGACCGCCGGCGCCGTCCCGATCACCGGCCTCCGCGTCGAGGCTGCGGCAACCTTGAACGACAGCGAGATAGACGAACCCTCTGCGGATCTCGTCCGCGCGCTTGCCGACAATATCGCGTCCAACGTCGCTGACGCGCGCGCGCAGGTGCTGGCGCGGCTCCGCCAGATTCCGAACATTGCCCGGATCACGACCCGACTGGGGATCAGCTACGACGGGCAGGTCGGTGCGCGAGCGCTCAGGGTTGATGGCTGGCTGCGGTACGTCGGTCGCTCCCGGCTCGGCGTAGGTCCCGTGCTCGGCCAGGCGCAGGGGGATTACGTGGACAGTGGTCTGACCGCGCGTCTGGCACTCGGCGCAGTAGGCCTGACCGCTGGAGTGACCAACCTCGTCAATACGCGAGGGAATCGCTTTGCGCTGGGCACGCCCGTCACGACCGGACGCGATCAGGTGACCCCGCTGCGGCCGCGAACCTTGCGACTGAGCATCGATACTGCCTTCTAATGTCGACCTGTTGAACAATAGAGATGGTTCCAATGCGAAAGCCTGCTCCGCAAGATTGAACGTCCATGCAGTTGAGGATGTCGGCTCGACTAAGGGGGGGACGGCGGAGAGCGATTGATCCGAGCCGTTCAGGCGGTCACTTCGATCTGCGTACGAGCCTCGAACGTGAGATGAACGAACGGCAGCTATTGGAGAGTGGTCAGGCCTTCTGAACGACTGCCTCCGGGCCTCATTCGTCGCAGTAGTCCATCGGCATATTGTTGCTACAGCGACAGCCTCACCGTCGCGAAAACCGCAATGACCAGCCCGGCAAGGTTCGGATAGAAGGTCAACGCGAACCCGAAAGCGCGCGCCTTAGGACCCCTCGCATAGCCGATCCAGAAGAGAAGACGCCCAATCACGAAGAGCGCCGCAAGCGCCACGATCAGCGGCACCGACGACGCAACCAGCACTGCCAGCGAGACGTGAATGGGCACGGCCAGCACCACCTGCTCGAGCGTGTTCTGCAGAACAGCCTTGGCGCGCTCCACCTCCGCCGTGGCGTTTCCGGAGTCGCTGCCGGTAATGTCTTCGGCCGAGAAGAAGCGCAGCCGCGCGACGTTGCCGATCGCTGCGGCAAGCCAGCAGAGGACGAACACATCTGCCCTTGCCGTGACGATCAGGCGGTCGGCCAACGTGGTCGGGGCGGCGGCACCTCGGTACAGGCACGTTGCCGAGACCAGGACAGTGACGCACAGTGCCGCCGCCATCCTGAGCGCGACGCCGCGTTGCTCCTGCCGAAAGTTGTTCGAGGCAGCCACCCGGTTCCTTTCCCTGGCTTCGCCGGCCATTCGGCTTAGCCGGACGCAGCGTTCGCCCGTTCGTGCTCCGCCGCGAGCTTCGCGTCCATCTCCGCGACTTTCAGCGCGGTCGGGC
The genomic region above belongs to Sphingomonas phyllosphaerae 5.2 and contains:
- a CDS encoding FecR family protein; protein product: MTRLDEEAVDWAARVADRDFTDWDGFTAWLEADADRSARYDAAVVALADVERTVAQLPAATSAVVTLLRKPVPARLHAGRWLGAAAAAAVIGAIGVNAWQERAQPYVVETRAGEQRVLALADGSSVILAAGSRLMLDRADQRRATVDAGEALFRVRHDASRPFRVGAGGLTLTDIGTVFDVKRAGALTRVAVAEGAVLVDPDGAALRLDAGETVVADGDRLVAGRVAVSDVGAWHEGRLAYDGAPLGEVAADLSRQLGRRVRVSPAVAARQFRGTLDVPSLRSDPAALGALLDVRVHADALGWTLEQRE
- a CDS encoding MAPEG family protein; translated protein: MAGEARERNRVAASNNFRQEQRGVALRMAAALCVTVLVSATCLYRGAAAPTTLADRLIVTARADVFVLCWLAAAIGNVARLRFFSAEDITGSDSGNATAEVERAKAVLQNTLEQVVLAVPIHVSLAVLVASSVPLIVALAALFVIGRLLFWIGYARGPKARAFGFALTFYPNLAGLVIAVFATVRLSL
- a CDS encoding RNA polymerase sigma factor, encoding MPPTGLEAVYLDNRDRLVRFLVARGAGDAAEDLLHDLWVKVSQGSGGPVDNPLSYLFRAADTLMIDRHRSRTQAQARDTAWSEAGAGEVATGERVVVGRQEMVRVAHVLAELGTRREAVFRRARLDGVPQRQIAAELGVSLSTVEADLRAACRALAALKEEL
- a CDS encoding TonB-dependent receptor, translating into MALWAAPASAQVLALDLPAAPLGRQVIALGRAARISVVVPDRHLWAQPVPALHGVYDAAAALAAIARAAGGRVQPLGTASWRIVPATTAVRMPPRPPADRVPHADPAPGDVIVTASKRDIPRERFAGATHRLDGVDLDLGGAGGTDRLTTRLASIASTYLGAGRNKLFIRGIADSSFTGPTQATVGQYLGDLRLSYNAPDPDLRLADLAAVEVLEGPQGTLYGAGSLGGLIRLVPNEPDLTASYGSATVGGASTAHGAGSADVQATLNLPLVDDRFGLRAVGTAAREGGYIDKPAMGRTDVNATRIYGGRAAALLRLGDGWSAEVIAVGQRIRGADSQYADRHAVPLTRDAMVTEGFRADFAQAQLVLAGQLGAVRLRSTTGVTAHDLTERYDATPPGGPPQLFTQANRTRMTANETRLWQSAPDGSGWLAGFSYVRNDTRLRRLFGAPDALLPTTGVTNRIDETTLYGEAGVRLLPGLLTSAGLRVTRTELGGAGEDIPEFALAVTRATAASRRQTIVLPAASALVDLAPHTNLFLRYQQGFRPGGIAIDGDYVRRFRDDRVATIEIGVRTGRPRRDSVDLAVTVARTSWRDIQADFIDPSGLPTTANVGDGRLWTIEATAGAVPITGLRVEAAATLNDSEIDEPSADLVRALADNIASNVADARAQVLARLRQIPNIARITTRLGISYDGQVGARALRVDGWLRYVGRSRLGVGPVLGQAQGDYVDSGLTARLALGAVGLTAGVTNLVNTRGNRFALGTPVTTGRDQVTPLRPRTLRLSIDTAF